GGCAAATACTAGAACTCTGTAACCTAATGAACAACTAAAACAGGATTTTACCTTTCACGCGTTCAAGCTTTCGATACAGCTGCACAATTTAGCAGAAGCGATGAGATACTTTCTCTTCATTTTTGCTCAATTGTTTCACTTGTTCTGCTTAAGCTTCCAAGGACAAAAGCTGATAGATCACAGCATCGAAACTTGCGACAAGatgtaagagaaagagacaatatttaattgaaaataaattatttgtcgatataaatttagttggtatatagaaaatatctttTCCATAGAGACACAAGAATTTAACtaattttctatatacaatcagtattcttatatatttatcgtgCTTATTTTGTGCGTATAATggaaattttatagatattgtGGCCCGTGGTATACCATACCCGTGAAGGAACATAGACTGCTCATGTTCGTGATGAGAAGAAGTATCGACGCTAGTGTCTTGACCGCCGGCAAGATATACGTATTTTCTCTAAGAAATTTCACAGCGGTaaaacaattaacataacacATCTAAAAATACGTAACCACCAAATATAAAACCTTTAAACTGTTCTTTAGGTCGTGCAAAGCTCGATGTCGTACTTTACGTTGCTATCGTCCTTTGACGTGTCATAATCGATACTTAGTGATTACGCCAGCATGCAATAAAGTATCCCTGAAATGTTCCACAAGAgtgtaatattgcaaataatacaacgaagaaaataatattatatttatatttactattatGTAATGAgacaaagataataaaattctattttgttATCGATATTGCTTTACTTTCTAAGCAAACTAAGAAGCCTTCCCTCTTGTCAGAGACCTCGAACACTCACGAAATTTACAGGAGGGCTCTCTATCAATGGAGAGTACTTATTTCGTCGCACTATTCCAATCGATACGTTCCGTCCGGAGGGAACATGGAAAACGAGACGCTCGTCATTGAGACTACGTTATAGTTAATGTCACAGAATCAAATACCACCTGTTCTCATAAATTCTATGTGCCAGCTGTTGATTGACATGACACGCAACAAAGTATTTCACGAGAATCAACTATGCATAGCGGTTTTATCGTAAGGGGGGTCAATCATTTTGATTGGCGTTTCACGTCGGAGGGTGAGCGGTCAGTCGTATACAAAAGTTCGGAATTAGTCGTCTTCGCGATACGGAAGACGCGGTATCGTTTCTCTAAGAATTATGGAGAGCTGGAGGCATTATTATGACATCGTCTACAAAATATCATCGCTTACTGGTGCATGGCCGTATATGAAGCCGGGAGCAAGGATATTTCGCGTTGCTCTACTTACCACAACCATGCTGACTATAGTCGTTCCGCAGGTAAATTGGTGTTAATACCCGAAAGAAGAATCTATCGCAAGAATGATAAAATGACAATGGTTTTAGATAGCGTATCAATTTACGTGCAAAACAGGCGTGCGATGTATGTTCGAGGCGATGACATCCTACCTGCTGACATTTGTGGCTTTACTAAAGGTGTACACGTTTCAATTAAATACCCGCACGGTACATTTCGCGATATATATTCCGAAATTAAGTACTCtgatatgtttaatttaaaagtcgcagttaataaaaagaaattttaatattttttcttaattttaacatgtatttattatagttattatacatttctataaacgccagtattttattaaaaaattagtattttaattgatGCTTTGTCAGATCAAAGGCCTTACCCAACACTTGTTCGTCGACTGGAAGGGAGTAGAAACTCCCGAAGAATACGAGATTATGAAGTTATACGCGGGAAACAGTAGACGATTCTGTCTGGTATATGTGGGTGAGGACCGATGAGAGGGATGGCTCTGTTTTGTTTCATTCCCAGAAGCTGCCCGTTTCTTTTCTTATGAATCGCTTCATACATATTGCAGTATATTGTTCAGTAGCGGTATTTACGTTTATGTCAATGTCCCTTATACCGTTCGTACTTGACGTCGTGTGGCCCCTTAACGAATCCCGTCCCGTATTACCCCCGTATCCGGGATATTATTTCGTCGACACTCGGGAATACTTCTTTAAAATCTTCTGGCATTCCATCATCGCTTGGGAAATCATTATGGCCGGAATAGTCGCCCACGATTGCATGTTTGTGACGTACGTCGAGCATGTTTGCAGCATGTTCGCCATGGTCGGGTAAGGAACTCGCGAGCTTGATGACGTAACATAATATTTCCATCAAgctttgtattatatataaataaatgtaaaataataaaaccaaag
The Temnothorax longispinosus isolate EJ_2023e chromosome 7, Tlon_JGU_v1, whole genome shotgun sequence DNA segment above includes these coding regions:
- the LOC139816356 gene encoding odorant receptor 4-like isoform X1 — encoded protein: MESWRHYYDIVYKISSLTGAWPYMKPGARIFRVALLTTTMLTIVVPQIAYQFTCKTGVRCMFEAMTSYLLTFVALLKVYTFQLNTRTIKGLTQHLFVDWKGVETPEEYEIMKLYAGNSRRFCLVYVVYCSVAVFTFMSMSLIPFVLDVVWPLNESRPVLPPYPGYYFVDTREYFFKIFWHSIIAWEIIMAGIVAHDCMFVTYVEHVCSMFAMVGFHFKSLFYNCDEAMEITNDFNNTYRKRVAFFVHAHREALKFAELLEDTFTIPFAIQMSIATVGISITLLQITQQDADIVESIRYVLYVIGQLIHLFFLSFEGQKLIDHSLQTCDKIYSSSWYEASIRSQKLIVLVMMKSVRPSFLSAGKVYIFSLESFTTVLQTSMSYFTVLASFQ
- the LOC139816356 gene encoding odorant receptor 4-like isoform X2; the encoded protein is MESWRHYYDIVYKISSLTGAWPYMKPGARIFRVALLTTTMLTIVVPQIAYQFTCKTGVRCMFEAMTSYLLTFVALLKIKGLTQHLFVDWKGVETPEEYEIMKLYAGNSRRFCLVYVVYCSVAVFTFMSMSLIPFVLDVVWPLNESRPVLPPYPGYYFVDTREYFFKIFWHSIIAWEIIMAGIVAHDCMFVTYVEHVCSMFAMVGFHFKSLFYNCDEAMEITNDFNNTYRKRVAFFVHAHREALKFAELLEDTFTIPFAIQMSIATVGISITLLQITQQDADIVESIRYVLYVIGQLIHLFFLSFEGQKLIDHSLQTCDKIYSSSWYEASIRSQKLIVLVMMKSVRPSFLSAGKVYIFSLESFTTVLQTSMSYFTVLASFQ